CCACTGCCACAAAGTAGGTTCCGCGGGCAAGATCACTCACGTCCAGATCCTGGATATATGATCCGGCAGACATCTTTCCGAGCTCTATCAGTTTCACACGTTTACCGCTCAGGTTATAAACTTCTATGTGCGCTTCACCGCTTCCCGGCATAAAGAAGCTCACCTGACCCTGTTCACTCATAGGATTAGGGAATACTTTCACGCTGGACTTAAACACATTAACCGCATTGCCGCCGAAGGGAGAAGGCTCCACACTCATGGGCTGAAGAAGGGTATTGCTGGAATAAATTCCACGACCATGTGTACCCACCCATAATTGTCCGGTATTGCTGACAACCCAGTTACGGGCCGTTTGCTGACGGATCATGAGCGTAGGCACATTAGCCATGCCGTTGATCTCCTTGGTCCAGGTGGGAGAAGAAGCAGAAATATTATTAGTGGTCCAGGTGCCGAATTCTGTAGCAATAATGGCTGCATTGGCGTTAACCATATCCACTACCACATCATAAACCGGCATTGCGGGCAGGTTGCCCTGGCGCGAAGCAAATTTGGTAGGATTGCTGCTGCCGGTACTGATCACCGCAATGCGTGCCGTGTCGCAGATATAAACGTGAGTTCCGCCGGTATAACCCCCGGTGGTAACAACCAGGCGATCATTATTATTGGGATCTACCCCAAGTCCGGTGATAGCGGTATTGGAGAAGTGTCCGAGGCGGGTTGTTCGTACAATGCAATCGGTATTGCCTCCGGAAGCGGAGTCCACATCGGCATTGCCGGCAGAGTCAACCACCGTATTCAGGTTATCAATTCGATAAACATGTCCGCTGGAGGTTCCCACATAAAGATGATCTCCGGTGTTGCTCCAGCACATGGTCTGGATTTCGCCTCCAAATGCCGGACTCAGGATATTTCCCTGCAGTGTACGGCTCTGCCCACCCCCGATTTTAATCCATTCAGGGCTGGTTGCAAAGTTCAGCGGATGACGGATCAGATAACATGCTCCGGTAAAACCAACCGCGAGTTTGGAGACCACAGGATCAAGGATTCTAAGTGTATCACCCGGATTAATAGTTCCGGACACAATATGGTTAACAGGGAAATTAGCAGAGTTGGAATTCAGCACCAGGAGATCTCCATTCGTATAACGCAGGGAGTAATCCACATTAATTACTGCATTGGCCGAAGGTACGCTGGCAAAAGTTACGGTGCATGCGCCCGTAATATAATTGATGGTATTCACCCCGGAAGTATTGATGCTTCCCACCAGTCCGCCGGATCCGTTATCGGTCACTGTCTGGCTGCCAACCGTGATGGTTACAGAATTAGGAACGATTTCCGCAGAAGCCTGCGGGAAAGGAAGGGTGGTATTATACTGGGCATTGATTCCGTCGGCTGAACCTACAACAAAAGACATTGGTGCGTTCACGAAAGTGATGGAATCAACCGCATTGGGATCATTAAGGTTTTCATAAAGTACGAAAGGAGTAACAAAGGATGCGAAAGGCGGAGTGCCAAGGGCTGCATTACCTCCCACACGTGCGTTATAAAATGTTCCCATGGACTGGCCGTAGTTCGATGAACGATACACGGCTCCGTAATACGAACCGGAGAACATGGCTGCAGGATTAACAAAGGAGATTTCGGAATAGGCTCCGTCGCCCCCTGAAACTTCATCAGCGGAGAAATAGTTATTTCCCGTGTGATCTACATACTGCGTTCCGTTGTCCTGCGTTCCGCCCATGTATTCATTTCCGGATTTAGACATTGCCACGGAATAGAACTGGGTAACATTGTAACCGTTGTTCATGGGCTGGAAAGTCAGTCCTCCGTCCATCGTACGGAAAACACCACCGTCGCATCCTATGTAGAAAATATTTCCATTGCCCGGCCGGAATACAATCTCATGCTTGTCGGCGTGAACGTACCAGGGGTTAAAAGGACTCTCGATCTGGCTATCGGCCAGATTCCATTGTCCGCCATAGGGAGGATTCGAAAGCGTTTCTTCGTAGGTCCAAAGTTCAACACCACCAAGAACGATCTTATTCTTATTGCCCGGGTAAACCGCAATAGCGCAGTCGTATCGTCCCTGGCTGCCGCCGAAAGGCTGGAAGGTAGATGAACTGCCGCCCGGACCGATCAGGTACCATGTAGTTCCTGCATCTTTGGAAACATACACACCGTGCAATAAGCCTGAGGTTTTAACCACACAGGCATACACGTAATTAGGATCATCCGGCGAATAAGCCAGTGTAGTTCTGGAGTGGGTTACACTTGGAAGCTGATTCCCTCCGGTAGAAATACTGGTAAAGGTTCCGGGATCTCCATTGGGAGAAAGGTAGACCTTGCCGGCATAGGACACAATCACCTGTCCGCTTGTAGAAACCGCCACATCCGTTACTTCTCCATTGGCGGGAGAGGTGATCCCGGCTGTCCAGGTAGCTCCACCATCACTGGTGATCATCAGTCCCTCCGAAGTTCCCGCATAAATGCGGTCGGCCAGGGTGGGGGAGGCAGCCATATCATTGACCGCTGCCCAAACGATGTTGGGGTTATTAGGAGTAGTGGCAGACACGATTCTGTTGAAAGTAGCTCCGTTGTCGGTAGACTTCCATACACCTGATCCGACCATTCCACCCGCTCCGGTTCCCATGAGATAATAAAGACCCTCACCGGTACCAAAGTAGATATCGCCGTCGGCTCCTTGTGTGATAGAAGACACGCACATGTTCACCATCGTATCCTTGTAGATGGCCCAGTTGGTACCACCGTTTTCAGATATCCAGAGTCCGCCGGCAACTCCCCCGGCGTAGATCTTTGCCGGATTGTTCCGGTCAATCAGAAGCGCACGCGTACGGCCACCCACGTTGCTGGGTCCCATTTCAGACCACTGAAGATTCAGCGGCGCTGTGAAAATGGAATTACCTGCCGGCCGGTTGGCATCTATAGATGCCTGTACCATATTGGCATAGTTCAGTGTATTCGTATTCGCATCCTTCCTCAGGTTGAAGAACCATTGAACACTGCCCTGATAGGATTGGTCGTAGGCTGCCTGATTGAGGCCATCAGCACCGCTCCGCGGAGCAAAACGTGCAGACTGATCCATAAGAGCCGAGGACACTACCAATGCCGCAGAACCGGCGATTGCAAGGCCTAGCACAGAGAAAAGAATACCTTTCGTTCTCATGACGTATTTATTTAAAGTTAAGGGGACGCTTACCGAAATTCATAATCCGGCAAATATAACCGGCCGGGCCATACAAAGATAATATTCAAAACCCTTTTTTTCAAAAAAAATGAGGCAGGATTCCGGCAAATCAAACTACGTGCTTTTCAGCATGATAGGAAGACCGGACAAGCGGGCCGGATTCCACGTGGCGGAACCCTTTTTCGAGAGCCACCCGGCGAAATAATGCAAACTGCTCAGGCTTAATGAATTCCCTGACCGGCAGGTGCTTGGAGGAAG
Above is a genomic segment from Bacteroidia bacterium containing:
- a CDS encoding T9SS type A sorting domain-containing protein codes for the protein MRTKGILFSVLGLAIAGSAALVVSSALMDQSARFAPRSGADGLNQAAYDQSYQGSVQWFFNLRKDANTNTLNYANMVQASIDANRPAGNSIFTAPLNLQWSEMGPSNVGGRTRALLIDRNNPAKIYAGGVAGGLWISENGGTNWAIYKDTMVNMCVSSITQGADGDIYFGTGEGLYYLMGTGAGGMVGSGVWKSTDNGATFNRIVSATTPNNPNIVWAAVNDMAASPTLADRIYAGTSEGLMITSDGGATWTAGITSPANGEVTDVAVSTSGQVIVSYAGKVYLSPNGDPGTFTSISTGGNQLPSVTHSRTTLAYSPDDPNYVYACVVKTSGLLHGVYVSKDAGTTWYLIGPGGSSSTFQPFGGSQGRYDCAIAVYPGNKNKIVLGGVELWTYEETLSNPPYGGQWNLADSQIESPFNPWYVHADKHEIVFRPGNGNIFYIGCDGGVFRTMDGGLTFQPMNNGYNVTQFYSVAMSKSGNEYMGGTQDNGTQYVDHTGNNYFSADEVSGGDGAYSEISFVNPAAMFSGSYYGAVYRSSNYGQSMGTFYNARVGGNAALGTPPFASFVTPFVLYENLNDPNAVDSITFVNAPMSFVVGSADGINAQYNTTLPFPQASAEIVPNSVTITVGSQTVTDNGSGGLVGSINTSGVNTINYITGACTVTFASVPSANAVINVDYSLRYTNGDLLVLNSNSANFPVNHIVSGTINPGDTLRILDPVVSKLAVGFTGACYLIRHPLNFATSPEWIKIGGGQSRTLQGNILSPAFGGEIQTMCWSNTGDHLYVGTSSGHVYRIDNLNTVVDSAGNADVDSASGGNTDCIVRTTRLGHFSNTAITGLGVDPNNNDRLVVTTGGYTGGTHVYICDTARIAVISTGSSNPTKFASRQGNLPAMPVYDVVVDMVNANAAIIATEFGTWTTNNISASSPTWTKEINGMANVPTLMIRQQTARNWVVSNTGQLWVGTHGRGIYSSNTLLQPMSVEPSPFGGNAVNVFKSSVKVFPNPMSEQGQVSFFMPGSGEAHIEVYNLSGKRVKLIELGKMSAGSYIQDLDVSDLARGTYFVAVVANGQKAVAKFVKAN